The stretch of DNA CGCACCGGGGTTGCAATATGGCGCACTATCGCTGTGCGCAATATTCTTCGGTAAGACTTCACGGGTAACAACGCCGTTCCCTACTGTCAAGGGAACGGCGTTGTAAAAAGAGTGGTGGTGTTTTCTATCTACCCGGCATGGTTTGCAATCATGCAGCCGCGCCTGCTACTTTTTGAACATCTGCTGCAATCCCTTGCCCAGCTGTTCCAGCGGGTTCGCCTGCTGTGTTCCGGAGTCCTGCGAGCCGTTTCCTCCGCCGGAGAGACCGGGAATGGGCAGCAGGTTCTGTACGCCCTTCAACGTGTTTTGCAAAAACGCGCTTGCATCGAAGCCATAACGCGGGTTGGCCAGCGTGCCGGTAACGGTTACGGGCAGAGGCGGCAGACCTGTGACGCGGATGGTGGCTTTGTAGTCAATCTTGTCTCGCGGCAGGTCCACAATGCCTGCACCTTCTCCATTCAGATTGGGCGAAACCAGTGCAAGGTCGTTGTTGGTGATGCGCCCTGCGCGTGCGACATAGCTGGCCGAAAGCCGTTCAAAGGTCTGTCTTCGTGTGGCTTCGTCCACCCTGTCTGCATTTGTGCCCGCAAGGTGCGACCTGGCTCCCTCCGGGATGATCTGGAAGCCGTAGATAGCCCCGTCCGTCACGGCGAATGAGCCGTTGCCGTTCAGGGTGGAGCGGATGGCAGGCCATGTTTCCCCTTCCGCCGTCAGGCTGGACGCAGCCGCAGCGGTGCCCGATGCGCGGCGTTCTCCCGCAAGGGTGGTGGTGAGCGGGTCCAGTTGCACATTCTTTACGGCATAGGACAGTGCGGAACGGGTGGTGGCGCTGCGCAGGTCGGCTGTCATGTCCGCATCAACCCGGCCATCAAACAGACTGGCGGAAAGGGGATTCACACGGATAAGCCCGTCCTTTGCTGTGGCTTTGACGGTAATATCCGTAAGCGTGACCTTTTGCACCGTCAGCGAGCCAACGGCAAGGGAGGCGTCCAGCAACAGGCTGCGCAGGGCCTGCCGTGTTTCCGGCGGAATACCCTGCTGGGCAGGCTGCGATTCCTTGGGAGCGGGGGCGGGTGCCGGGGGAGGCGTCTTGCCTGCGGCGGGTTCCGGCGGCAGGTAGCGGTTGAGATTCAGTGCGGAAACATTCAGGGCTGCCTTAATATCCGGACGCGCAAACTGGCGGATGCGCAGGTCGCCGGAGAAGTCCGTATCATCCAGCCTGCCCTTGATGCCGGAAAGCTCTATGCTCGCCGGAGACGTTGCCAGGCCGAAGGCCACGGAAAGGTTCTCCAGCGCCTTGGGGTCCGCTGTCTCCACCTGCGTGCCGAGGGCGGCCATGGTTTTGCGCAACGCTCCGGCAATGGACATCTGCCCGGTGTAGGCGGGGCCTTCCGCCAGGTTCAGGCTGCCGGAGGTGTTTACAGACGTTTCATAGGCAGAGAGTGAAAAATCCGAAATGGCGCATATCTGCGTCATCAGGTCGCAATCTACGTTGCCTTGCTGGCGCAGGGAGAGCGCGCCGCCCGGAAGCGTATCACCTTTGGCATCCAGCGCAAGGCGCATATTCTGCACGCCCGCACGGGTGAAGTCGTGGGCAATGTGCAGGGTCAGCCCCAGATCAAGGTTGGCCTCCAGCGCGGGGGCAGTGGAGGAAAAGTCTGTTTTCAGCGCAATGTCCACGGGCTTGCCGGGAGAGATGGCGGACGTGGTAAACGAGAGGTTGCGCGCCGAGTATTCTGTTTTTGCCGTGTGGTCTGTGTAGCGGACGGATGCATCGGTTACGGAAACCGACTCCACCAGCAGGGCGGCAAGGGGAGCCGCTTTGCTGGAGTCCGCAAATCCGTCGCCGTCCATCGGGGCAGAGGGTGGGGTGCCTTCCGCAGGGGGGGCTTGGACGGTGGCGGGGGCAAAATTCCAGTTCGCGCTCCCGTCCGCGTTGCGAACCAGATTAAGCGCAAGGCCGTTCACGGTGATGGTGGAAACTTCCACCTCCCGTTTGAGCAGAGGCATAAGCTTAAGGTGCACCCCGGCTCCTTTCAGGCTGACAAAATCACCTCCGCCAAAAGATTCGGGATTGCCGATGCGCATGCCTTCCACTTCCAGCCCCAGCCACGGGAAGAAGGAAAGGCTGATATCTCCCGTGAACTCCACTGTTCTGCCCGTGTGCTGCTGCACTACCTCGGCAATGCGGGACTTGTAGTTGTTAGGATCGACAAGGGTGACCAACGCCACGATACCTGCCACAAGCAGTAACAGCCCCGCAGCCACGGTAATGCCGATGATCTTGAAAATTCTTCCCATGTCATGCTCCCATGTCACACATATGATTTACCGATGAAACTGTGCGCCCCGGCAAGGACGGCAGCCAGCTGTTCGCGTTGGGCATCCGTCATGGAGGTGAATTCCACGCCGCACCCCGGCATGCGGCAGCCTTTGCCCCACCGCTGCGCGTGGATGACTTTGCCCACGATGGGGGTCTTGTCCGCAAGGTCCAGAAATTGAATCCACGCGGTATCGTCGTTTTGCCAGTGAGCCACGGAAAAACAGAATGCTCCCTGTTCCGAGGCGTTCATGGTGATGGTGCGTTCCGTAACGGCAGGCGCAAAGCTGGATTCGCGGGCCAGAAGAATGCTGCATGTGGCCCATATGCGTTCCGAGCGGCGTATGCTGCGCGGCGTTGTCTTGGCGCATGTGGGGGCAAAACCGGCAAAGGCTGTTTCCGGCGATTCGTGTCCCTGGTCGAAGACGGTGATGACGCCTGTCTCGTTGTCTGCCCGGCAGCGGAGCACCGGATAGCAGGAAAGGGCTTCGCTGATCACATGCTTGCCTCGCCCCTGCAGGCGCAGGTAGGTAGGCATGTTCACGACCAGTCCCTGAAGCGGCAGGGTGCGCAGCGCATGAAGCACTGCCGGCGTTTCCGAAGCCAGCACGCCGGTCATGCCGTTCCTTTCCAGAATGGTCAGGTAGGCGTTGCCGGCGTTGTTATCGCGTGCGATGACAAGTATCTGAATCATAGAGTGTCTATCCCGCAGGAGCTTGGTTCCGTCCATTATTGTTTGCGTGCATGCGGCACGAACAGGTTTCCGGCACGCCCCCCGCGTGCTCCGTCTCTCTGCCGGGTCGCGAAAACCGCTGGTTCTGGCAAGGGAAAACGGATACAGGGTACAGCATGCCAAATCATGGAATCATCCGCAACAGTTCGGTTGGTAATACTCTGAACAGTGAAGAACGGACAGGCCGCCAGCACACAACGCCCGCCCTTATGTTGCAGGGCACAAGTTCCAATGCCGGAAAAAGTGTGCTTACCGCCGCCCTGTGCCGCATTCTGCTGCAGGACGGATTTTCCGTCGCGCCGTTCAAGGCTCAGAACATGGCCCTGAACTCCTTTGTCACCCCGGACGGGCGTGAGATAGGCCGTGCGCAGGCGGTGCAGGCGGCTGCGTGCAGGCTGGAACCGGACGCACGCATGAACCCGGTGCTGCTTAAACCCAACTCCGACACGGGCTCGCAGGTTATTGTCATGGGGCACCCCGTGGGCAACATGCGGGTGAAGGAATACACTGCCTATAAAGCGCAGGCCTTCAGCACCGTGTGCACCGCCTACGACTCCCTTGCCGCAGAGCATGACATACTGGTGCTGGAAGGGGCGGGCAGTCCGGCAGAGATAAACCTGAAGGCCCATGACATTGTGAACATGCGCATGGCGCAGTATGCGCGGGCCAAGGTGCTGCTGGTGGCCGATATCGACCGCGGGGGCGTATTCGCCTCGCTGGTGGGCACCATGGAATTGCTGGACGGGTGGGAGCGCGACCTTGTGGCCGGATTTGTGCTGAACCGCTTCCGGGGGGACGCCTCGCTGCTCGACCCCGCTCTTGCATACACCACGCGCAGAACGGGCAAACCGTTTCTGGGCGTGGTGCCGGAAATTACCGCTCTGGGGCTGCCGGAAGAGGATTCCGTCTCATTCCGCGAAGGGCTGGGCGGGCGCACGCTGCGACGGGATGCCCTGCGTATTGAAGCGGGCACCGCAGGCATTGCCGGAGTTGTGGATATCGCCCTTGTAGACCTGCCGCACATAGCCAACTTCACCGATGTGGATGCGCTGGCGGGGGAGCCGGATGTTTCCCTGCGAGTGGTGCGGCATCCCGGCGAACTGGGGCAGCCGGACTGTGTTATCCTGCCCGGTTCCAAGAACACTCTGGGCGATCTGGCATGGCTGCGCACCAGCGGACTGGCCGATGCCCTGCTGGCATGCGCAGACGCACGGACCGGCAGCAGCGACAAACTGGGCGGCCCTGAAATTGTGGGCATATGCGGCGGGTTGCAGATGCTGGGGCAGCGGGTGGAAGACCCGCACAGCGTGGAGTCTGACCGGGCTGCCGGGCTGGTCTGTTCTTCCGGCGCAGGGTTGGGCCTGCTGGCCGTGCACACCGTGATGGGCGCGGACAAGGTGCTGGCGCGGGTTACGGCCACGCATACGGAATTTGGCCTGCCGTTGCGCGGGTATGAGATTCATCACGGGCAGACACGTGTGACGGATTCTTCAGAAACGCGGGCATGCGTTGTGGCGGATGACGGCCCGCCCATAGGCTACACCAACGACCGCGGGGTGTGGGGAACCTATCTGCACGGGCTGTTCGATGCGGATGCATTCCGCCGCGCGTTCATTGACAGGTTGCGGGTGCGTCGCGGGCTGCCGCCCGTGGGCAGGGTGGTGGCACCCTACGGGCTGGAACCTGCTCTGGACAGGCTGGCAGATGCCGTTCGCGCAGCGCTGGACATGGAGGCCGTGTACCGGCTGCTGGGGATTGCGCCGCGCTGAGGGAGCACCTGTTCCGGCACGGTAAGAGTGCTCGGCATGGTAGGTTTGTTCTGGCCCGGTAAGGGTGCGCCTGGTCTGGAAATGGTACCGGGCTGACGCTTTGCCATCTGCCGTGCAGGTCAGCAGTAGCCACCGGACTCGCCGCCCGGTATGCAGGCCCGTTTGAGAAGGGCGGAGTGAATGGCCGATGCAAGGATATCCCGCTCGAAAGGCTTTATGACGTAGCCGTCCATGCCCGCCTCCAGCGCATCGTCCCTGTCGCGCGATGTGGCGTGGGCCGTGACGGCGATGACGGGAATGTCCTGCGGATTCATCGGGCTTGCGGCGTTGCGGATACGCCGGGTGGCTTCCAGACCGTCCATGACCGGCATCTGTATGTCCATGAGTACCACGTCAAACCGTTGTTCATGCAGCTTTTCCAGCCCGGCCTTGCCGTTACGGGCGCATGTGACCATGTGGCCCATTTTCTCCAGTATTCTCTGAGCCATGATCATGTTCACCTGTTCATCCTCCACCAGAAGGATGCGCAGAGGCTGCAGCAGGCCGGAAGCGCTGTCTTCCGTTGCCGTAAGAAGGCAGATTGACTTGGCGGGCTCCCTGACAAGAACGTGAAAGGTAATGCTGGTGCCCTGACCGGGTTCGCTGTCCACCAGCAGGCCGCCCCCCATGAGTTCCACCAGCCGTTTCACAATGGTCAGCCCCAGCCCG from Desulfovibrio psychrotolerans encodes:
- a CDS encoding cobyric acid synthase, which gives rise to MLQGTSSNAGKSVLTAALCRILLQDGFSVAPFKAQNMALNSFVTPDGREIGRAQAVQAAACRLEPDARMNPVLLKPNSDTGSQVIVMGHPVGNMRVKEYTAYKAQAFSTVCTAYDSLAAEHDILVLEGAGSPAEINLKAHDIVNMRMAQYARAKVLLVADIDRGGVFASLVGTMELLDGWERDLVAGFVLNRFRGDASLLDPALAYTTRRTGKPFLGVVPEITALGLPEEDSVSFREGLGGRTLRRDALRIEAGTAGIAGVVDIALVDLPHIANFTDVDALAGEPDVSLRVVRHPGELGQPDCVILPGSKNTLGDLAWLRTSGLADALLACADARTGSSDKLGGPEIVGICGGLQMLGQRVEDPHSVESDRAAGLVCSSGAGLGLLAVHTVMGADKVLARVTATHTEFGLPLRGYEIHHGQTRVTDSSETRACVVADDGPPIGYTNDRGVWGTYLHGLFDADAFRRAFIDRLRVRRGLPPVGRVVAPYGLEPALDRLADAVRAALDMEAVYRLLGIAPR
- a CDS encoding PilZ domain-containing protein — protein: MIQILVIARDNNAGNAYLTILERNGMTGVLASETPAVLHALRTLPLQGLVVNMPTYLRLQGRGKHVISEALSCYPVLRCRADNETGVITVFDQGHESPETAFAGFAPTCAKTTPRSIRRSERIWATCSILLARESSFAPAVTERTITMNASEQGAFCFSVAHWQNDDTAWIQFLDLADKTPIVGKVIHAQRWGKGCRMPGCGVEFTSMTDAQREQLAAVLAGAHSFIGKSYV
- a CDS encoding AsmA family protein — protein: MGRIFKIIGITVAAGLLLLVAGIVALVTLVDPNNYKSRIAEVVQQHTGRTVEFTGDISLSFFPWLGLEVEGMRIGNPESFGGGDFVSLKGAGVHLKLMPLLKREVEVSTITVNGLALNLVRNADGSANWNFAPATVQAPPAEGTPPSAPMDGDGFADSSKAAPLAALLVESVSVTDASVRYTDHTAKTEYSARNLSFTTSAISPGKPVDIALKTDFSSTAPALEANLDLGLTLHIAHDFTRAGVQNMRLALDAKGDTLPGGALSLRQQGNVDCDLMTQICAISDFSLSAYETSVNTSGSLNLAEGPAYTGQMSIAGALRKTMAALGTQVETADPKALENLSVAFGLATSPASIELSGIKGRLDDTDFSGDLRIRQFARPDIKAALNVSALNLNRYLPPEPAAGKTPPPAPAPAPKESQPAQQGIPPETRQALRSLLLDASLAVGSLTVQKVTLTDITVKATAKDGLIRVNPLSASLFDGRVDADMTADLRSATTRSALSYAVKNVQLDPLTTTLAGERRASGTAAAASSLTAEGETWPAIRSTLNGNGSFAVTDGAIYGFQIIPEGARSHLAGTNADRVDEATRRQTFERLSASYVARAGRITNNDLALVSPNLNGEGAGIVDLPRDKIDYKATIRVTGLPPLPVTVTGTLANPRYGFDASAFLQNTLKGVQNLLPIPGLSGGGNGSQDSGTQQANPLEQLGKGLQQMFKK